A part of Rhinolophus ferrumequinum isolate MPI-CBG mRhiFer1 chromosome 11, mRhiFer1_v1.p, whole genome shotgun sequence genomic DNA contains:
- the CLCF1 gene encoding cardiotrophin-like cytokine factor 1 isoform X3 yields the protein MLACLCTVLWHLPAVPALNRTGDPGPGPSIQKTYDLTRYLEHQLRSLAGTYLNYLGPPFNEPDFNPPRLGAETLPRATVNLEVWRSLNDKLRLTQNYEAYSHLLCHLRGLNRQAAAAELRRSLAHFCTSVQGLLGSIAGVMAALGYPLPQPLPGTEPTWAPGPAHSDFLQKMDDFWLLKELQTWLWRSAKDFNRLKKKIQPPAAAVTLHLEAHGF from the exons ATGCTAGCTTGCCTGTGCACCGTGCTCTGGCACCTCCCTGCTGTGCCAGCCCTCAATCGCACAGGGGACCCGGGGCCTGGCCCCTCCATCCAGAAAACCTATGACCTCACCCGCTACCTGGAGCACCAACTCCGCAGCTTGGCTGGGACCTAC CTGAACTACCTGGGCCCCCCTTTCAACGAGCCTGACTTCAACCCACCTCGGCTGGGGGCAGAgactctgcccagggccactgtCAACTTGGAAGTATGGCGAAGCCTCAATGACAAACTGCGGCTGACCCAGAACTACGAGGCCTACAGCCACCTTCTGTGCCACTTGCGTGGCCTTAACCGGCAGGCGGCAGCGGCCGAGCTGCGTCGCAGCCTGGCCCACTTCTGCACCAGCGTCCAGGGCCTGCTGGGCAGCATTGCGGGTGTCATGGCGGCTCTGGGCTACCCACTGCCCCAGCCTCTGCCCGGGACTGAGCCCACCTGGGCCCCTGGCCCCGCCCACAGCGACTTCCTCCAGAAGATGGACGACTTCTGGCTGCTGAAGGAGCTGCAGACCTGGCTGTGGCGCTCAGCCAAGGACTTCAACCGGCTCAAGAAGAAGATACAGCCTCCAGCAGCTGCAGTCACCCTGCACCTGGAGGCCCATGGCTTCTGA
- the CLCF1 gene encoding cardiotrophin-like cytokine factor 1 isoform X1 — protein sequence MLPAAGEPAAGDSWGMLACLCTVLWHLPAVPALNRTGDPGPGPSIQKTYDLTRYLEHQLRSLAGTYLNYLGPPFNEPDFNPPRLGAETLPRATVNLEVWRSLNDKLRLTQNYEAYSHLLCHLRGLNRQAAAAELRRSLAHFCTSVQGLLGSIAGVMAALGYPLPQPLPGTEPTWAPGPAHSDFLQKMDDFWLLKELQTWLWRSAKDFNRLKKKIQPPAAAVTLHLEAHGF from the exons GGGACTCGTGGGGGATGCTAGCTTGCCTGTGCACCGTGCTCTGGCACCTCCCTGCTGTGCCAGCCCTCAATCGCACAGGGGACCCGGGGCCTGGCCCCTCCATCCAGAAAACCTATGACCTCACCCGCTACCTGGAGCACCAACTCCGCAGCTTGGCTGGGACCTAC CTGAACTACCTGGGCCCCCCTTTCAACGAGCCTGACTTCAACCCACCTCGGCTGGGGGCAGAgactctgcccagggccactgtCAACTTGGAAGTATGGCGAAGCCTCAATGACAAACTGCGGCTGACCCAGAACTACGAGGCCTACAGCCACCTTCTGTGCCACTTGCGTGGCCTTAACCGGCAGGCGGCAGCGGCCGAGCTGCGTCGCAGCCTGGCCCACTTCTGCACCAGCGTCCAGGGCCTGCTGGGCAGCATTGCGGGTGTCATGGCGGCTCTGGGCTACCCACTGCCCCAGCCTCTGCCCGGGACTGAGCCCACCTGGGCCCCTGGCCCCGCCCACAGCGACTTCCTCCAGAAGATGGACGACTTCTGGCTGCTGAAGGAGCTGCAGACCTGGCTGTGGCGCTCAGCCAAGGACTTCAACCGGCTCAAGAAGAAGATACAGCCTCCAGCAGCTGCAGTCACCCTGCACCTGGAGGCCCATGGCTTCTGA
- the CLCF1 gene encoding cardiotrophin-like cytokine factor 1 isoform X2, with product MDFRAGDSWGMLACLCTVLWHLPAVPALNRTGDPGPGPSIQKTYDLTRYLEHQLRSLAGTYLNYLGPPFNEPDFNPPRLGAETLPRATVNLEVWRSLNDKLRLTQNYEAYSHLLCHLRGLNRQAAAAELRRSLAHFCTSVQGLLGSIAGVMAALGYPLPQPLPGTEPTWAPGPAHSDFLQKMDDFWLLKELQTWLWRSAKDFNRLKKKIQPPAAAVTLHLEAHGF from the exons GGGACTCGTGGGGGATGCTAGCTTGCCTGTGCACCGTGCTCTGGCACCTCCCTGCTGTGCCAGCCCTCAATCGCACAGGGGACCCGGGGCCTGGCCCCTCCATCCAGAAAACCTATGACCTCACCCGCTACCTGGAGCACCAACTCCGCAGCTTGGCTGGGACCTAC CTGAACTACCTGGGCCCCCCTTTCAACGAGCCTGACTTCAACCCACCTCGGCTGGGGGCAGAgactctgcccagggccactgtCAACTTGGAAGTATGGCGAAGCCTCAATGACAAACTGCGGCTGACCCAGAACTACGAGGCCTACAGCCACCTTCTGTGCCACTTGCGTGGCCTTAACCGGCAGGCGGCAGCGGCCGAGCTGCGTCGCAGCCTGGCCCACTTCTGCACCAGCGTCCAGGGCCTGCTGGGCAGCATTGCGGGTGTCATGGCGGCTCTGGGCTACCCACTGCCCCAGCCTCTGCCCGGGACTGAGCCCACCTGGGCCCCTGGCCCCGCCCACAGCGACTTCCTCCAGAAGATGGACGACTTCTGGCTGCTGAAGGAGCTGCAGACCTGGCTGTGGCGCTCAGCCAAGGACTTCAACCGGCTCAAGAAGAAGATACAGCCTCCAGCAGCTGCAGTCACCCTGCACCTGGAGGCCCATGGCTTCTGA